TGCACTACGGCCGCACCACAGCATCTGCCCCCTGCGAACCGTTATGCGGTGAAGCCGAGCTGGGCTGGGTTAAACGTTTCGGAGAGGATGGGGGATTGGTGGCAGGCACCTATCTGCATGGAGTGTTTGAAAGCGGCCCTTGGCGACGGCGCTGGCTCAACCAACTCCGAGCGACTAAAGGATTGCCGCCGCTTACCGAGCAGCAGCAGCATCACAGCAAGCAGCGGGAGGCACTGCTCGATCGGCTCGCTGATGCCTTCGAAGAACACATCAATCTCGAACCACTCTTGCGCTGAGAGTGGTTCATCACGTCATCTAAGAAACAGAGGTTTGATATTGCGGCCGTCCCTCATTGAGCTTTCTACACCGCAACCAAATGAACAAGCTTCTCAACACAATCCATTCCATAAAAGAATTGAATTGAGCCGAGCAACTTGATATTGACGGTTCCAACAGATAAGAACCACCGAGTGAACGTTATCTTTAACCATAGTGATCATCACGATGACAGCGATGAGCAGCATTCCTGTGCGTTGGCCCCATGGCCAAACCACCATGGAAACCGTTGGCGAGGACTGGTTAAAAGCCGCTAGCAACGCAGACGTTTCGATCCCAACCGGCTGTCTGGGGGGCAGCTGTGGCGCCTGCGAAATCGAAGTGAACGGAAAGATGGTTCGGGCCTGCATCAGCACAGTTCCACCCTCCAAATCGGGGGAATTAGTGGTGACATTTGCCACCGACCCCTACTGGTAAATGAACTCAGCCAGATTGCATTGCCACAAGACATTCCATCACCTTCGAGGTTTGCAAATCCTGCACAAAAAGTTCAAAAGATTGCTTTGTTTGCTTGTAATCGGGCCGCCATGCAAAAGGCTGACTCATCAATTGGGCAAGCTGTTCTCGTTCAGCTCGCATGGTCAGTGTAGGAAGTTGAACCATAGTTTTTCATTGTGGATACTCCAAGTTTCACCCCATGAAGGCGTGATGTCGTCCCATGAATGGGTGATCTGTTTAGTGAGATCCAGCCAACGAAAGAAGTCAGCAAACGGGGTGGACCAGCAAGGGGTTGAGCGATACCGTTCAGCCATCGGCAATCTTGAGATGCGGAGCTACACCAAAACGTTAAGGAGCGCTGCTTTAACAGGATTAGCGATGCTCGCAGCAGTAGCAATCACCATTCATATCGTGCTCACATTTTTTTTCATGCACGGCTTGCTCCTCACGATGTGCTTCCTTGCAGCCTTAATTTTGATCATGCCAAGAATTGGACGATGGCATAGCAAACGACAACTTCATTCATCTACAAATTAAAATAATTTTGGCGCATCGGGCCGTCGAACTCAGAAATTGATATCGCCTATCCTGTCCAAGCCAAGACAAGCAGTTTGCACCTTATAAGCGACAACAATAGTATGGTCAGCCGATCCACAACCAATTGGAATTTATTTTGGCAGCACCATTTAGGCAGCTGGCTAGGCCAGTGGACGCGATATTCCCAATCGGGCAAAATTCAGGAATCATTTAAAAGCAAACGTTCATTTTCAGCCAATTCAGACTGCTCTGAGATCGCTCAAACTAATCAACAAATGTATGCCAATGGCGATACAAATACAATGCGATGGAATTATTCCATCGATGAACATAGCCACAACGATGGATTTGCTCATCCAGCAAGCACCTTGATGCGGGGCTTCGCCTTTGAGAATGGTGCAGCGGCATGGTTAATACCACAGCTTAAAAACACCCAATATCAACCCTTTGAACTCTTTCTAACGCAAAAAGACATTCGCCATAGCGTGGGAGTTCTCTATGGAGACAGCGGACAATTACTGCATACAGCAAGCATTCGTGAATACCGCGGAGACCCATGGAACAACAACTGGTCGACCAACACTGAGCAAGTCAATCCCTGGACGATTGAGGGAAGATGGCAAGGGGAAGAACTCCGAATTCAATCAGACCTGTTCCGAGATCCAATACAAGCCCGTCAATGGCAGTGGAACGAAGATGAACTTAAGGACAATCATGCCAATCATTTCTTTCCTGACAACATCATTCTTCGCTGCCCAAAAGTGTTATTACAAGACAAGTCATTTGGCATCACAATTTACTGGCAAACAAAAAATAATCAGCTTCAAATTATTCAAGCAGATTATAACCAGACCCATCAACTCATTGCAATCAGCCAGCAGACGATGGATCAGACCTCTGAACAATCTTAAAACAACAGATTCATTACATCCCTGCGCGTATGGCAGAAATCACTGCTTGAGTTCGGTCTTTAACACCAAGCTTGCCAATCACAGTACTAACGTGGCTTTTAATTGTTTCAGGACTGACGAACAAGACTTCAGCCATCTCTTTATTACTCATTCCTTGGCACAACGCTTCTAAAACTTCTGATTCACGGTCGGACAATCCGGCAAGTGCGATACTTTTGACATAACCAGCCATGGTTCTCACTTCCTTCGGGTAATAACTTGATCCATTCGCAATCGCGCGAATCGACTTCAAAAAATCGCCATCGGCACTTTGACCAATGGAATGAACGAAGATAATTCCATCAACATTCGCCTCAATTGCTTCTCGCACAACGTCTTGGCTTTCACGGTGTAAAAACACTAAAACACTAGTGGCTGGGGAAATATTTTTAACTTTTAAAGCAAGATTAATACCATATCCCTGTTCCAACTGTTCCGTGATGTACAGCAAATCAGGCTGCTTATCCTGACAAGCCATTAACGCTTCTCGCTCTGTTGTAAATGCACCTAGAAGTGAATTATTGATGGGAATAGCATGACTAAAGGCTGCCAGCGTGAGCATATCTCCCATACAAGCCATCGAAGTTTTACCTGCTAGCAGGCCTTTCACCTCCTCGAAAGCTTCGCGCACGCGATCCGATTGAACAAAGTATTCCACGTTCGGGGAAAGGGAAGCAGTCCCTGTTGATCATGATCCATTTTGGAGCTGATCTTGGCCAATGTCACTACAACATGAACAAAGAGCCAGGCCCCACCAACTCTTGAAGATGAATCGTGAAAGTGGCTGGAGCGCGATCTGTGATCTCAACAATACATTTCAACAATGCATCAAAATAATCAATCAAAGCAATGAATAGACTGGTAAAACACCAACCATCAAAAAGCTTCAAAGCCTTCTCCTTCTGACCAAAAAAGCAACCAGACGAAAGCAGGCAAGAACAATAAAAACATCTAACTCAAAAACAATCGAGTAATGGAGTCACTGATTCAAAACAAGCCAAGACAGAGGAGCCTTTTTCTCGACCAGATCAAAGCGATCATGATCGCTTTGGTGATCGCTTCCCATACTGTTCTACTCGCCAGCCTGTCCTCCGATGGCGTCGGCCAACTCATCAAAGATGCACCACTATTTGAGGGCGTGAATCTTTGGTTTGTCTGGGTAAGCAATACATTTTTCATGAATATCTTATTTTTAATATCTGGATATCTATTACCTGAATCGGTTCAAAAGCAAGGCCTTAAGCAGTTTGCCAAAAATCGCCTCATTCGCCTTGGAATCCCTTTAATATTTAGCATAATCTTGATTAATAATATCTTACCAATTGGCGGATTACTTGTACCTGACAGCCCTGCATTCGGCCAGAGCATCATCAACCTACCGCTCAACAGAATCGGACCACAATGGTTTCTAGTTGTCTTGATTTTGTTCAATGCTCTGTATTGCATATGGGTAGGCCTTCGCAAAACCAAATTTTCAATCAATCAGGCAACATCCGTTCCTGGATGGAGATCTTGGCTCATCAGTGCCATGATTCTTGGACTAGCAGAAATGGAAATGAGCCATTTCTCAAATGTTTGGATCAACCTGAAGGAAACAAACCTAGATGGTCTTGGGTATCAAGGTATGCACCTATTCACCTATGGATTTCTCTTTGCCGTTGGCTGCAAGGCAGCATCCCATCGTTGGATTGAACGCATCAATCTACGTTTGGCATCTTCATGGTTTCAAGCATCTCTGTTGATCAGCTTGACTTTTTTGGCCATCATGGTTGCAACTATTCTGATGGGCAACAATTCCTACTTCCTTCAGCAAGCATTGCCAATTTTATCGGCCCTCATTCCATTCGTAGGCTGGGGCTATATGGCTATGTTTCTTACTTGGACTCAGCAGCATGAGCACATTGGCGGAGCATGGTTAGCCCAAGCAGGACGAGATGGCTTTGGTGCCTATTTGATTCACATGCCCATCCTCTATGGATGTTTTATGCCCCTCTACCTGTTAGGTATAACGAATATTTGGATCCTGAGCCTATCGGCCACGATTTTGGCCATCGTTCTGTCGTTTTGGGGAAGTCATCAATTGCGAAACATTCCTGCCGTCCGTCGCATCATCTAAGACTTCGAGCGTCCCAACAGGTGTGGGGCAGACACCTTCAGAGACAACACCTACCCGTCTGCGGATGAATCAGCGACACTCAGGCCAACACCTCGCTCACCCTCCACTGATCAACAAACTTCTGATCGATCAACTGCGCTTCAGCCTGATGGCGTTGTTCGCCGGCGCAGCAAGTGGGGCGGGCGTGGCATTGATCATCAGCCTGATTGATCTCGCCACACGACAGCTTTGGGGAGGTCCGGTTGAACAGGCCCTCGGACAAGCTCCACCCTTGGCTTGGTCGGTGTTGGTCTGCGGGGGCTTTGGATTGCTTCTCTCGTTCATTCATCGCGGTGGTTCCTCCACCTTGCTGCCCGAACTCCCAGAAACCATGGAGGACTTGCGTCATCCAGACCGGGCACCAAAACGAGACGAGCGCAGGGCCATTCTTGGGGCTGCCCTCGCCCAGATCGGTGGTGGCAGCATTGGCCCAGAAGCCCTAATGACGCGACTTGCGACATTGATCAGTCGTCGAATGTGGAAAGGCAACGATCAAGCTCTGCAGTCAGCCTCTGTGGCCGGAAGCTTGGGATTTCTCGGCGCCCCTCTCTTGGGAGGCATGGTGGTCGGTGAGCGGAAACAAGACGTTCTTCGCCGTTGGATCCCTGGAATTCTGGGGGGGCTTAGTGGTTTTGTTGCTTTCCACGGCATCAATGAAGCCAGCGGTGGGTCCCTCAAAAACTTGCCCTACGTCTGGCCCTCCAACATTGGGGAAAGTTTCGACACTCTTGTTGCAGCGTTGCTAGCCGGAGCAGTCGGTTGCGGGTTGGGACTCATCTTCCAAAGGTGGCGTTACTGGCTAGAACAACGGCGGCTCATGGCGCGCTGGTGCTGGTGGCCTGTAGTCACCGGAGTGCTGCTAGGTGCCTTGATGCATTGGCTTCCCCTCGTGCCTTTTGGCGGGGAAGAGCAGATGCGGCCTC
The DNA window shown above is from Synechococcus sp. CC9902 and carries:
- a CDS encoding 2Fe-2S iron-sulfur cluster-binding protein; the encoded protein is MSSIPVRWPHGQTTMETVGEDWLKAASNADVSIPTGCLGGSCGACEIEVNGKMVRACISTVPPSKSGELVVTFATDPYW
- a CDS encoding DUF3598 family protein; protein product: MVSRSTTNWNLFWQHHLGSWLGQWTRYSQSGKIQESFKSKRSFSANSDCSEIAQTNQQMYANGDTNTMRWNYSIDEHSHNDGFAHPASTLMRGFAFENGAAAWLIPQLKNTQYQPFELFLTQKDIRHSVGVLYGDSGQLLHTASIREYRGDPWNNNWSTNTEQVNPWTIEGRWQGEELRIQSDLFRDPIQARQWQWNEDELKDNHANHFFPDNIILRCPKVLLQDKSFGITIYWQTKNNQLQIIQADYNQTHQLIAISQQTMDQTSEQS
- a CDS encoding helix-turn-helix transcriptional regulator translates to MREAFEEVKGLLAGKTSMACMGDMLTLAAFSHAIPINNSLLGAFTTEREALMACQDKQPDLLYITEQLEQGYGINLALKVKNISPATSVLVFLHRESQDVVREAIEANVDGIIFVHSIGQSADGDFLKSIRAIANGSSYYPKEVRTMAGYVKSIALAGLSDRESEVLEALCQGMSNKEMAEVLFVSPETIKSHVSTVIGKLGVKDRTQAVISAIRAGM
- a CDS encoding acyltransferase family protein, with the translated sequence MESLIQNKPRQRSLFLDQIKAIMIALVIASHTVLLASLSSDGVGQLIKDAPLFEGVNLWFVWVSNTFFMNILFLISGYLLPESVQKQGLKQFAKNRLIRLGIPLIFSIILINNILPIGGLLVPDSPAFGQSIINLPLNRIGPQWFLVVLILFNALYCIWVGLRKTKFSINQATSVPGWRSWLISAMILGLAEMEMSHFSNVWINLKETNLDGLGYQGMHLFTYGFLFAVGCKAASHRWIERINLRLASSWFQASLLISLTFLAIMVATILMGNNSYFLQQALPILSALIPFVGWGYMAMFLTWTQQHEHIGGAWLAQAGRDGFGAYLIHMPILYGCFMPLYLLGITNIWILSLSATILAIVLSFWGSHQLRNIPAVRRII
- a CDS encoding chloride channel protein yields the protein MNQRHSGQHLAHPPLINKLLIDQLRFSLMALFAGAASGAGVALIISLIDLATRQLWGGPVEQALGQAPPLAWSVLVCGGFGLLLSFIHRGGSSTLLPELPETMEDLRHPDRAPKRDERRAILGAALAQIGGGSIGPEALMTRLATLISRRMWKGNDQALQSASVAGSLGFLGAPLLGGMVVGERKQDVLRRWIPGILGGLSGFVAFHGINEASGGSLKNLPYVWPSNIGESFDTLVAALLAGAVGCGLGLIFQRWRYWLEQRRLMARWCWWPVVTGVLLGALMHWLPLVPFGGEEQMRPLLENQQSHPSALLFLSAFGKLLMLGLCLETGWRGGIFFPVFLIACATGTGLHQIFPDLGSLGSWCGGLTGAFYRILLPSPLVVVVLGLALLQGHGASGLLVGVAMAHLIKQGTSLGDVPPPPQRTLDSHECPKPQWSSSRPL